A region of Polyangiaceae bacterium DNA encodes the following proteins:
- the def gene encoding peptide deformylase, with the protein MAIRKIAQMGDPVLRRRAEEVPPAELASAAIQRLIDDMIETMRDADGAGIAAPQVNESLRISVIEVVRNPRYPDFPGIPFTVLVNPLIEPLVGTAPLAERDSIVMYEGCLSVNGIRGRVRRPRKVRVRGLDREGHALDFTWEGVPAAVVQHETDHLDGILFVDRADPRSLTFLREYDRYVPRELRLVDGVELVD; encoded by the coding sequence ATGGCGATTCGCAAGATTGCTCAGATGGGAGATCCCGTGCTCCGGCGGCGCGCGGAAGAGGTTCCACCAGCGGAGCTCGCGTCCGCTGCGATCCAGCGCCTGATCGACGACATGATCGAGACCATGCGCGACGCCGACGGCGCCGGAATCGCCGCTCCACAAGTGAACGAGTCGCTGCGCATCTCCGTGATCGAGGTGGTTCGAAACCCGCGTTACCCCGACTTCCCTGGCATCCCGTTCACCGTACTGGTTAATCCACTGATCGAGCCGTTGGTCGGCACCGCGCCGCTCGCCGAGCGCGACTCGATCGTGATGTACGAGGGCTGCTTGAGCGTGAACGGCATCCGCGGACGCGTGCGCCGCCCGCGCAAGGTGCGCGTGCGTGGGCTCGATCGCGAAGGCCACGCGCTCGATTTCACCTGGGAGGGCGTGCCGGCGGCGGTGGTGCAGCACGAGACCGACCACCTCGACGGCATCCTATTCGTGGACCGCGCCGACCCACGCTCGCTGACGTTCCTCCGGGAGTACGACCGCTACGTGCCTCGCGAGCTGCGCTTGGTGGACGGAGTCGAGCTCGTGGACTGA
- a CDS encoding ketoacyl-ACP synthase III: MVVRSAILGVGSHVPSKVVTNDDLAKLMTTSDEWIFQRSGIKERRYIEEDGIGAADLAVPASERALEHAGVKKEEIDAIIFATLSPDYTFPGSGCLLGNKLGLPGVPALDIRNQCSGFIYGLSIADAWIRAGMYEKVLLVGSEVHSTGLDFSDRGRDVAVLFGDGAGAAVIGKAKDGDTGLLSIALHADGSAAQDLWLEAPASKYIPRITKEMLDEGRHFPKMKGKQVFRWATDKMPEVAHEVLGKAGLGIQDVDLFVPHQANQRINQLVAWRLEIDEEKVVHNIEKYGNTTAATIPMALDVAIKDGRLAAGKTVLLAAFGAGFTWAGAVLKF, from the coding sequence ATGGTAGTCCGATCCGCGATCCTGGGCGTTGGTAGCCACGTTCCGAGCAAGGTCGTGACCAACGACGACCTGGCGAAGCTGATGACCACCAGCGACGAGTGGATCTTCCAGCGCTCGGGCATCAAGGAACGCCGCTACATCGAGGAGGACGGCATCGGCGCAGCCGACCTGGCGGTCCCCGCCAGCGAGCGGGCGCTCGAGCACGCGGGAGTGAAGAAGGAAGAGATCGACGCGATCATCTTCGCGACGCTCTCGCCCGACTACACCTTCCCGGGTTCCGGCTGCCTCTTGGGAAACAAGCTCGGGCTGCCGGGCGTCCCGGCCCTCGACATCCGCAACCAGTGCTCGGGCTTCATCTACGGGCTCAGCATCGCGGATGCCTGGATCCGCGCTGGCATGTACGAGAAGGTGCTGCTGGTCGGCTCGGAGGTCCACTCCACGGGCCTCGATTTCAGCGATCGTGGTCGGGACGTCGCCGTGCTGTTCGGCGACGGCGCCGGCGCCGCCGTGATCGGCAAGGCCAAGGACGGAGACACTGGCCTGCTCTCCATCGCGCTTCACGCCGACGGCTCCGCCGCGCAGGACTTGTGGCTCGAAGCGCCGGCGTCGAAGTACATCCCGCGCATCACCAAGGAGATGCTCGACGAGGGCCGGCACTTCCCCAAGATGAAGGGCAAGCAGGTGTTCCGCTGGGCGACGGACAAGATGCCGGAGGTCGCCCATGAGGTGCTGGGCAAGGCCGGGCTCGGCATCCAGGACGTGGACCTGTTCGTGCCTCACCAGGCCAACCAGCGCATCAACCAGCTGGTGGCGTGGCGCCTGGAGATCGACGAAGAGAAGGTCGTCCACAACATCGAGAAGTACGGCAACACCACCGCCGCGACGATCCCCATGGCGCTGGACGTGGCCATCAAGGACGGGCGTCTCGCCGCCGGCAAGACGGTGTTGCTCGCGGCGTTCGGCGCCGGCTTCACCTGGGCCGGCGCGGTGCTCAAGTTCTGA
- a CDS encoding alpha/beta hydrolase family protein, with amino-acid sequence MTRGERAKVTATAASDVVLRTLGASLVATLAIPVGYHPRALSRALGDRELYGSMARGRNPDRFFLTPPRGVKLERRRARLPLFRPKDGVCEDVRFQSPFVPVNPHERRAYLHHGKNRVAHARHWRHGDEPRPTVIAVHGFSADLYHLNEWFFSIPWLYREGYDVMLVTLPFHGKRQTRLSPFSGHGFFAGGVSRINEAMAQAIFDLRIFMDHLEHDLGVPRMGVTGVSLGGFTSALLASVEPRLAFAIPNVPVTSIADLVLEWEPIASVLKAALAATGKDVRDARQMLSVSCPLSYPPRIPRERLMIIGGVGDRLAPPTHSRLLWDHWGRCRIHWFPGSHLVHLDRGDYFRQMRRFLREIEFSR; translated from the coding sequence ATGACGCGCGGCGAGCGCGCCAAGGTCACCGCGACGGCGGCCAGCGACGTGGTGCTGCGCACGCTGGGCGCGTCGCTCGTGGCCACGCTGGCCATCCCCGTCGGCTACCACCCGCGGGCGCTCTCCCGCGCGCTCGGCGACCGCGAGCTGTACGGCTCCATGGCCAGAGGCAGGAACCCGGATCGCTTTTTCCTGACGCCGCCTCGCGGGGTGAAGCTCGAGCGCCGGCGCGCCCGCCTGCCGCTGTTCCGCCCCAAGGACGGCGTGTGCGAAGACGTGCGCTTCCAGAGCCCGTTCGTGCCGGTGAACCCCCACGAGCGACGCGCCTACCTGCACCACGGCAAGAACCGCGTGGCCCATGCTCGCCACTGGCGCCACGGCGACGAGCCCCGGCCGACGGTCATCGCCGTGCACGGCTTCTCGGCGGACCTCTACCACTTGAACGAGTGGTTCTTCTCCATCCCGTGGCTCTACCGAGAGGGCTACGACGTGATGCTGGTGACCCTACCGTTCCACGGCAAGCGCCAGACCCGGCTCTCGCCTTTCTCGGGCCACGGCTTCTTCGCCGGCGGCGTGAGCCGCATCAACGAGGCGATGGCGCAGGCGATCTTCGATCTTCGCATCTTCATGGACCACCTGGAGCACGATCTCGGCGTGCCGCGCATGGGCGTGACGGGAGTGAGCCTGGGCGGCTTCACCTCCGCGCTCTTGGCCAGCGTCGAGCCGCGCCTGGCATTCGCCATCCCCAACGTGCCGGTGACCAGCATCGCGGATCTGGTGCTGGAGTGGGAGCCCATCGCCAGCGTGCTCAAGGCGGCCCTGGCTGCCACCGGCAAGGACGTGCGCGACGCGCGGCAGATGCTCTCGGTCAGCTGCCCGCTCTCCTATCCGCCGCGCATCCCACGCGAGCGGCTGATGATCATCGGCGGCGTGGGCGACCGGCTCGCGCCGCCCACGCACTCGCGCCTGCTCTGGGACCACTGGGGGCGCTGTCGAATCCACTGGTTCCCCGGCAGCCACCTCGTGCACCTGGACCGCGGCGACTACTTCCGTCAGATGCGGCGCTTCCTGCGCGAGATCGAGTTCAGCCGCTGA
- a CDS encoding J domain-containing protein gives MAPVGAPRKVRNFGTLGLSAPFICREVRMRFDRALVNVDLYAVLKVPRHATPEQIRRAHRRLASISHPDLNPHDMSRAERRMAQINVAAGVLMDPARRAAYDRMRADRDDDRQPEGRGVPHAPPIDVSSVRLDPRDLEWIDRLRSWPSRLSAQFDQWTESWSPEFRMMFLFASVALALGLIRSARPTSLPSPFEEARPAATAAAKTSPT, from the coding sequence ATGGCTCCGGTCGGGGCGCCGCGCAAGGTCCGGAACTTCGGCACGCTCGGGCTGTCAGCCCCCTTCATCTGCCGGGAGGTGCGCATGCGGTTCGATCGGGCGCTCGTGAACGTCGACTTGTACGCGGTCCTGAAGGTCCCCCGCCACGCCACCCCTGAGCAGATTCGCAGAGCCCATCGCCGGCTCGCGTCCATCAGTCACCCCGACCTGAACCCGCACGACATGAGCCGCGCCGAGCGCCGCATGGCGCAGATCAACGTCGCGGCCGGCGTGTTGATGGACCCGGCCCGCCGGGCCGCCTACGACCGCATGCGCGCCGACCGTGACGACGATCGCCAGCCCGAGGGACGCGGTGTTCCGCACGCGCCGCCCATCGACGTCTCGAGCGTGCGCCTCGATCCGCGCGACCTCGAGTGGATCGATCGCCTGCGCTCCTGGCCGTCTCGGCTCAGCGCCCAGTTCGATCAGTGGACGGAGAGCTGGTCGCCCGAGTTCCGGATGATGTTCCTGTTCGCCTCTGTCGCGCTGGCCCTCGGCTTGATCCGCTCCGCTAGGCCCACGTCGCTGCCGTCTCCATTCGAAGAGGCGCGGCCGGCCGCCACGGCCGCCGCCAAGACGTCGCCGACCTGA
- a CDS encoding YeeE/YedE family protein, translating into MTDFTPAPALIGGLLIGAAASLLWLGSGKVAGVSGILAGALTRSPERDWRLLFLLGLVAGGLGVSLWRPEALSPSQAPLPLLAAAGALVGFGARLGGGCTSGHGVCGLSRLSKRSFVATLTFFATAALVVWLMRHGGGG; encoded by the coding sequence ATGACCGACTTCACCCCTGCGCCGGCGTTGATCGGCGGGCTGCTCATCGGCGCCGCGGCCTCGCTCCTGTGGCTCGGGTCCGGCAAGGTCGCCGGCGTCTCCGGCATCCTGGCCGGCGCGCTCACGCGCTCGCCCGAGCGGGACTGGCGGCTGCTGTTTCTGCTGGGTCTGGTGGCGGGCGGCCTGGGTGTCAGCCTCTGGCGACCCGAGGCGCTGTCGCCTTCGCAGGCGCCGCTGCCGCTCCTCGCGGCTGCCGGCGCGCTGGTCGGCTTCGGCGCTCGGCTCGGTGGGGGCTGTACCAGCGGTCACGGCGTGTGCGGGCTCTCCCGGCTCTCGAAACGCTCCTTCGTCGCTACGCTGACCTTCTTCGCGACCGCCGCGCTGGTCGTCTGGCTGATGCGACACGGAGGCGGAGGATGA
- a CDS encoding YeeE/YedE family protein, with protein MKALIPLFSGLLFALGLALSGMTRPEKVTGFLDFTGAWDPSLAFVMLGAIGVHLVALRFAKRLSRPLAAAAFEPPGRERVDGRLVLGAALFGVGWGLAGYCPGPALVSVGSGSLPVLVVAGGMLAGVALFRLSARTRREPRQSPASLGARSA; from the coding sequence ATGAAGGCGCTGATCCCGCTCTTTTCCGGGCTGCTCTTCGCGCTCGGGCTGGCGCTCTCGGGCATGACGCGGCCGGAGAAGGTCACCGGCTTCCTCGATTTCACCGGGGCCTGGGATCCGAGCCTGGCCTTCGTGATGCTCGGAGCCATCGGCGTCCACCTCGTCGCGTTGCGCTTCGCCAAGCGGCTCTCCCGGCCCCTTGCGGCAGCGGCGTTCGAGCCTCCTGGTCGAGAGCGCGTGGACGGGCGCCTGGTGCTCGGAGCCGCCCTGTTCGGCGTGGGTTGGGGCCTCGCCGGCTACTGCCCGGGGCCCGCCCTGGTGTCCGTCGGAAGCGGGTCGCTCCCGGTGTTGGTGGTCGCGGGCGGGATGCTGGCCGGAGTGGCGCTCTTCCGCCTCTCCGCGCGGACGCGGCGCGAGCCACGACAATCCCCGGCATCCCTCGGCGCCCGTTCGGCGTGA
- a CDS encoding thioredoxin family protein, with translation MHTTELTSANFENTVEKNGIVFIDWWASWCGPCRAFAPIYERVAAQHPDIVWGKIDTDAEQQLAGGFGIRSIPTLMVFRDGILIFEQPGMMNAMSLGALVDKVRALDMGEVKRRIAEHHREHAAEQRH, from the coding sequence ATGCACACCACCGAGCTCACCTCCGCCAACTTCGAGAACACGGTCGAAAAGAACGGCATCGTCTTCATCGACTGGTGGGCTTCCTGGTGCGGCCCCTGCCGAGCATTCGCCCCCATCTACGAGCGCGTCGCGGCGCAGCACCCCGACATCGTCTGGGGCAAGATCGACACCGACGCCGAGCAGCAGCTGGCCGGTGGCTTCGGCATCCGCTCGATCCCGACGCTGATGGTGTTCCGCGACGGCATCCTGATCTTCGAGCAGCCTGGGATGATGAACGCCATGAGCCTGGGCGCGCTGGTGGACAAGGTCCGCGCGCTGGACATGGGGGAGGTCAAGCGCCGCATCGCCGAGCACCACCGCGAGCACGCCGCCGAGCAGCGGCACTGA
- a CDS encoding MBL fold metallo-hydrolase — MFGNAPRAVWERWIAPDDKNRIPLACRALLLREDSGRSVLFEAGIGAFFPPKLRERYGVEQAEHVLLVELERAGTPHSEVDVVVLSHLHFDHAGGLLASFQEGRPPELLFPKARFVVGRAAFERAKRPHARDRASFIPELPALLEASGRLELVDGERSAQLGDDYRFHFSDGHTPGLMLGEIACSSGPLLYAGDLVPGAAWVHLPITMGYDRYPELLIDEKERILSSLAERGGSLFFTHDPRLACAAVLWRDGRYVAEAAQESLWGAEL; from the coding sequence ATGTTCGGCAACGCGCCGCGTGCGGTGTGGGAGCGCTGGATCGCCCCGGACGACAAGAACCGCATCCCGCTCGCGTGCCGCGCGCTGCTGCTGCGGGAGGACTCCGGTAGGAGCGTGCTCTTCGAGGCGGGGATAGGCGCTTTCTTCCCGCCCAAGCTGCGGGAGCGGTACGGCGTGGAGCAGGCCGAGCACGTGCTCCTCGTCGAGCTCGAGCGGGCGGGTACGCCCCACTCCGAGGTGGACGTGGTCGTGCTCTCCCACCTGCACTTCGATCACGCCGGGGGGCTGCTCGCGTCCTTTCAGGAGGGCAGGCCGCCGGAGCTCTTGTTTCCGAAAGCGCGCTTCGTCGTGGGGCGCGCCGCGTTCGAGCGCGCGAAACGGCCGCACGCGCGCGATCGGGCCTCGTTCATCCCCGAGCTCCCGGCGCTGCTCGAGGCGAGCGGCCGCCTCGAGCTGGTCGACGGCGAACGCTCGGCGCAGCTCGGCGACGACTACCGCTTCCACTTCTCCGACGGCCACACCCCCGGGCTGATGCTCGGTGAGATCGCCTGCTCCTCCGGCCCGCTGCTCTACGCCGGCGATCTGGTGCCGGGCGCGGCCTGGGTCCACCTGCCGATCACCATGGGCTACGACCGCTACCCCGAGCTCTTGATCGACGAGAAGGAGCGCATCCTCTCCAGCCTGGCCGAGCGAGGCGGGAGCCTGTTCTTCACCCACGATCCGCGGCTGGCGTGTGCCGCGGTCCTCTGGCGGGACGGGCGCTACGTCGCCGAGGCAGCGCAGGAGAGCCTCTGGGGCGCCGAGCTCTGA
- a CDS encoding ketoacyl-ACP synthase III, whose protein sequence is MPNAYISGTGFYVPPKVVSNDALAKEYGIDTTHEWIVQRTGIEERRFAEEGVGTSDLAVPAARQAIERAGLTPRDLDMIVFATLSPDHAFPGSGVYLQQKLGLCDGDDAKFVPALDVRNQCSGFVYSLTVASSMVRAGTAKHVLVVGAETHSAALDLSARGRTVASLFGDGAGAVVVSATDEDRGIRGTYLGADGRGADVLAQRVWDIKKRPFIKLDENGVGQVPPEDIWAQMDGKQVFRNAVERMIGVLMQACADQGLTRDDIDLFFFHQANLRINQYIAKEIGLGEEKLVSNIQRYGNTTAATIPILLAEAEQSGRLRRGMKIAMVAFGSGYTWGAVIADW, encoded by the coding sequence ATGCCCAACGCCTACATCTCGGGGACCGGCTTCTACGTTCCGCCCAAGGTCGTGTCGAACGACGCGCTGGCGAAAGAGTACGGCATCGACACGACTCACGAGTGGATCGTGCAGCGCACGGGCATCGAAGAGCGCCGCTTCGCGGAGGAAGGCGTCGGCACCAGCGACCTGGCGGTGCCGGCGGCGCGTCAGGCCATCGAGCGGGCCGGTCTGACCCCGCGCGACCTGGACATGATCGTGTTCGCGACGCTCTCTCCGGACCACGCCTTCCCGGGGTCGGGCGTGTACCTGCAGCAGAAGCTCGGCCTGTGCGACGGGGACGACGCGAAGTTCGTCCCGGCGCTCGACGTGCGAAACCAATGCTCGGGCTTCGTCTACTCGCTGACGGTCGCCTCCTCGATGGTGCGCGCGGGCACGGCCAAGCACGTGCTGGTGGTCGGCGCCGAGACGCATTCGGCGGCGCTGGACCTCTCGGCGCGGGGCCGCACGGTGGCCTCGCTGTTCGGCGACGGCGCGGGCGCGGTGGTCGTCAGCGCCACCGACGAGGACCGCGGCATTCGCGGCACGTACCTGGGCGCCGACGGGCGTGGCGCGGACGTCCTGGCGCAGCGGGTGTGGGACATCAAGAAGCGTCCCTTCATCAAGCTCGACGAGAACGGCGTGGGACAGGTCCCGCCGGAGGACATCTGGGCGCAGATGGACGGTAAGCAGGTGTTCCGCAACGCCGTCGAGCGCATGATCGGCGTGCTGATGCAGGCCTGCGCGGATCAGGGCCTGACCCGAGACGACATCGACCTGTTCTTCTTCCACCAGGCGAACCTGCGCATCAACCAGTACATCGCGAAGGAGATCGGCCTGGGCGAGGAGAAGCTGGTCTCGAACATCCAGCGCTACGGCAACACCACCGCCGCGACGATCCCCATCTTGCTCGCCGAGGCGGAGCAGAGCGGAAGGCTCCGGCGCGGCATGAAGATCGCGATGGTGGCGTTCGGCTCGGGGTACACCTGGGGCGCCGTGATCGCCGACTGGTGA
- a CDS encoding ATP-binding protein: MSPYRARKDRPAPRDGDKPGLVSEMVRQFADPYAFLRELVQNSMDAGTTRIEVDLIRSADGDTRTRVTDSGSGMTPEIIESALLTLFSSSKEGDGSMIGKYGVGFISVLAIDPDAVIVDTWRDGGAWRATIQRDHSYVVEEIPPRPLSGTSVTLTQTMESSAFDEHAGQVRASLLRWCRHARVPIWLSVTDYANPQGSSRTQLDTPLQVHAAVSVSEVDGEDSIVLGPGVGAEHLPPEPHALAYEHATSFTGFYNRGLTLFETSAEEFPGLGGLRVKISSSKLKHTLSRDNVRREQAFDDLLERARELARRSLPGAVEEALRAQAEAVAAGDSPKLYLALLAAAGSDAAPLGASRTWFPLASPIADQRAMSAKDIAARTPWRAPILTVAEPDALGAAFAATGRPVVLCPHADVVRRLAALRGGGGRRVEPAYERHMLVAELAPGELSATDLALLEEVRRCIGVSGTVVERVTLARAYGAAPHDLVLARAPTHGIVSVEAATRATQRWGRGAVLLLDCRTEPVRVARDRAKRRLRATAQLLARMLLLARRGPLEARVNDALAKDYAGGMG, translated from the coding sequence GTGAGCCCCTATCGCGCCCGCAAGGACCGGCCCGCGCCGCGCGACGGGGACAAGCCGGGGCTGGTCTCGGAGATGGTGCGGCAGTTCGCCGACCCCTACGCGTTCCTGCGCGAGCTCGTGCAGAACAGCATGGACGCCGGCACCACGCGCATCGAGGTGGACCTGATCCGCAGCGCGGACGGCGACACGCGCACGCGGGTCACCGACAGCGGGTCTGGCATGACGCCGGAGATCATCGAGAGCGCCCTGCTCACGCTGTTCTCGTCCTCGAAGGAGGGCGACGGCTCGATGATCGGGAAATACGGCGTCGGCTTCATCTCGGTCTTGGCCATCGACCCGGACGCGGTGATCGTGGATACCTGGCGCGACGGCGGCGCCTGGCGAGCCACCATCCAGCGCGACCACTCCTACGTCGTCGAGGAGATCCCGCCGCGACCGCTCTCGGGTACCAGCGTGACCCTGACGCAGACCATGGAGTCGAGCGCATTCGACGAGCACGCGGGCCAAGTGCGCGCGAGCCTCCTGCGCTGGTGCCGGCACGCCCGGGTGCCCATCTGGCTCTCGGTGACGGACTACGCGAACCCGCAGGGGTCGTCGCGCACCCAGCTCGACACGCCGCTCCAGGTCCACGCCGCGGTGAGTGTCAGCGAGGTAGACGGGGAGGACAGCATCGTGCTCGGGCCCGGCGTGGGCGCCGAGCACTTGCCGCCGGAACCACACGCGCTGGCATACGAGCACGCCACTTCGTTCACGGGCTTCTACAATCGCGGCCTGACGCTGTTCGAGACCAGCGCCGAGGAGTTTCCCGGACTCGGGGGCCTTCGGGTCAAGATCTCGAGCTCGAAGCTGAAGCACACGCTGTCCCGCGACAACGTGCGCCGCGAGCAGGCCTTCGACGATCTGCTCGAGCGCGCTCGGGAGCTGGCACGAAGAAGCCTGCCCGGCGCGGTGGAAGAGGCGCTGAGAGCGCAGGCGGAGGCAGTCGCGGCCGGCGACAGCCCGAAGCTCTACCTGGCGCTGCTCGCGGCGGCGGGCAGCGACGCCGCCCCGCTCGGTGCGAGCCGAACGTGGTTCCCGCTAGCGAGCCCGATCGCCGACCAGCGGGCGATGTCGGCGAAAGACATCGCCGCGCGCACGCCCTGGCGCGCTCCCATCTTGACGGTGGCCGAGCCCGACGCGCTCGGCGCGGCGTTCGCCGCCACGGGGCGTCCGGTCGTGCTCTGTCCGCACGCCGACGTGGTGCGGCGCCTGGCCGCGCTGCGCGGCGGCGGCGGGCGCCGCGTCGAGCCCGCCTACGAGCGCCACATGCTGGTCGCCGAGCTCGCGCCCGGCGAGCTCTCCGCCACGGATTTGGCCCTGCTCGAGGAGGTCCGGCGCTGCATCGGCGTCAGCGGCACGGTGGTCGAACGCGTGACGCTCGCGCGAGCCTACGGCGCGGCTCCTCACGACCTGGTGCTCGCCCGCGCGCCCACCCACGGCATCGTCTCGGTGGAAGCAGCCACGCGCGCCACCCAGCGCTGGGGCCGCGGGGCGGTGCTCCTGCTCGACTGCCGCACCGAGCCCGTGAGAGTCGCGCGTGATCGAGCCAAGCGCCGGCTCCGCGCCACGGCACAGCTGCTCGCGCGGATGCTGCTCCTGGCGCGCCGCGGCCCGCTCGAGGCGCGGGTCAACGACGCCCTGGCCAAGGACTACGCCGGAGGTATGGGGTGA
- a CDS encoding DUF4139 domain-containing protein, which produces MTHGTSAPGWRAAVVLAALTLPACGGKGPEHAKSDHSGPAKESKSTAKAREKVAITVYNQNFGLVREIRKLDLGEGKVSLEYRDVSAHIQPETVHIKSLEGEDALAVLEQNYRYDLLSPQKLLEKYVDKKIKVYRYNEKLGREEMKEAKVLAVEQGTVLEIDGEVTYGFPGRFAFPEVPANLIAKPSLVWLLGSKRAQQRVEVSYLSQNLNWVADYVMVVGADDKVGDLNGWVTLTNQSGTDYENAELKLVAGDVQRVMPPASPAPGYYAQAEASSRPREQFKEEGFFEYHLYTLQRPTTLLDKEQKQVTLLEGHDIGIDKKLIFWGAEYYYRGNYGQVVSNQKVGVYIDIKNSEKNHLGMPLPKGTVRVYKADKSGAKQFIGEDRIDHTPRDEEIRIKMGEAFDVVGDRKQMEWNAIGSCTSESAFEIELRNHKDTAEKVEIYEPIGGDWEMVQSSHPHEKKDAHTFTFTVDVPSRGKTKVTYRVRVRWC; this is translated from the coding sequence ATGACCCACGGAACATCTGCGCCTGGTTGGCGCGCGGCCGTCGTTCTCGCCGCGCTCACCCTTCCGGCCTGCGGCGGCAAAGGTCCCGAGCACGCCAAGAGCGATCACAGCGGCCCGGCCAAGGAGAGCAAGTCCACCGCCAAGGCGCGCGAGAAGGTGGCGATCACCGTCTACAACCAGAACTTCGGCCTGGTGCGGGAGATCCGCAAGCTCGATCTCGGGGAAGGCAAGGTGAGCCTGGAGTACCGGGACGTGTCGGCGCACATCCAGCCGGAGACGGTGCACATCAAGTCGCTGGAGGGCGAGGACGCGCTGGCGGTGCTGGAGCAGAACTACCGCTACGACCTGCTCAGCCCGCAGAAGCTGCTCGAGAAGTACGTGGACAAGAAGATCAAGGTCTACCGCTACAACGAGAAGCTCGGCCGCGAAGAGATGAAGGAGGCCAAGGTGCTGGCGGTGGAGCAGGGCACCGTGCTGGAGATCGACGGCGAGGTGACCTACGGCTTCCCAGGGCGCTTCGCCTTCCCGGAGGTGCCGGCGAACCTGATCGCGAAGCCCTCCCTGGTGTGGTTGCTCGGCAGCAAACGGGCGCAGCAGCGGGTGGAGGTCAGCTACCTGAGCCAGAACCTGAACTGGGTGGCGGACTACGTGATGGTGGTGGGCGCCGACGACAAGGTCGGCGACCTGAACGGCTGGGTGACGCTGACGAACCAGAGCGGCACGGACTACGAGAACGCCGAGCTGAAGCTGGTGGCCGGTGACGTGCAACGCGTGATGCCGCCGGCGAGCCCCGCGCCCGGGTACTACGCGCAGGCGGAGGCCTCCTCCCGGCCCCGCGAGCAGTTCAAAGAAGAGGGCTTCTTCGAGTACCACCTGTACACGCTCCAGCGACCGACGACGCTGCTGGACAAGGAGCAGAAGCAGGTGACCTTGCTGGAGGGTCACGACATCGGCATCGACAAGAAGCTGATCTTCTGGGGCGCCGAGTACTACTACCGGGGCAACTACGGGCAGGTGGTCAGTAACCAGAAGGTGGGCGTGTATATCGACATCAAGAACAGCGAGAAGAACCACCTGGGCATGCCGCTGCCGAAGGGCACGGTGCGGGTCTACAAGGCCGACAAGAGCGGGGCCAAGCAGTTCATCGGCGAGGACCGCATCGACCACACGCCGCGGGACGAAGAGATCCGCATCAAGATGGGCGAGGCGTTCGACGTGGTGGGGGACCGAAAGCAGATGGAGTGGAACGCCATCGGCAGCTGCACGTCGGAGAGCGCGTTCGAAATAGAGCTCCGGAACCACAAGGACACGGCCGAGAAGGTGGAGATCTACGAGCCCATCGGCGGCGATTGGGAGATGGTGCAGTCGAGCCATCCCCACGAGAAGAAGGACGCGCACACGTTCACGTTCACGGTGGACGTACCGTCCCGCGGCAAGACCAAGGTCACTTACCGAGTGAGGGTGCGATGGTGCTGA